A section of the Oreochromis aureus strain Israel breed Guangdong linkage group 22, ZZ_aureus, whole genome shotgun sequence genome encodes:
- the si:dkey-206d17.12 gene encoding endoribonuclease ZC3H12A gives MNTDVLLCPAVQTWSKTLISEPHRPTHSHTSAWASPSLLPLRDSCRPFCETMYPGEPDPNMDPQLLESQLDFFHKLGYSTAQVQAVQQKFGPNMDTDKVLGELVRIGPVQEANQGPVTTMSVLVPRGETQPSGPTLLLPVAGTSPQSKEETGEEGKTLRPVVIDGSNVAMSHGNKEVFSCLGIQLAVNFFLDRGHTEITVFVPSWRKEQPRPDVPITDQQILRELERKRILVFTPSRRYAGKRVVCNDDCYIVKHAFESDGIIVSNDMYRDLQGEKPEWKRFIEERLLMYSFVNNKFMPPDDPLGRHGPTLENFLRRVPKTQKKQPCPYGKKCTYGIKCKFHHPERAKQSNRALADELRESAKQPTAPQKQSSACSSPVPGLSLLLVEDMAKKLTLGNESSSIKKAHKNEKLAQVKASHCSSKKASSKKEKSSKHASSDHNSVQHSRSQEQLDSGLGSIDSQPVEAPRSLSDHQFGLPYSSCQQYCPPKSAPCSCCSHGTRSCGSAPAFPTHNIGPVNSHSADMMPYSLPHYPNYCAYPVSMNPYSQPTNFQRSQTHSFQRPQWSDPFCGQPAVVRSLPGDPSHWEPPPMKPGPSREEREVIRKKLLAIFSAQLVDTAMDMFPQMMDPQMLVVEILKLQSQLR, from the exons ATGAATACTGATGTTTTACTCTGCCCAGCTGTGCAGACGTGGAGTAAAACCCTCATTTCAGAGCCACACCGccccacacactcccacaccTCTGCATGGGCCTCTCCTTCACTGCTCCCACTTCGCGACTCTTGCCGTCCCTTCTGTGAGACCATGTACCCAGGTGAACCTGACCCGAACATGGACCCGCAGCTCTTGGAGTCCCAGCTGGACTTCTTCCACAAGCTGGGCTACTCCACGGCTCAGGTACAGGCTGTTCAGCAGAAGTTTGGCCCCAACATGGACACGGATAAAGTGCTGGGGGAGCTGGTTCGGATCGGGCCCGTTCAGGAGGCCAATCAGGGGCCGGTGACCACAATGTCGGTGCTGGTGCCCAGAGGAGAAACCCAGCCATCGGGCCCTACACTGCTGCTGCCTGTAGCTGGCACTTCTCCTCAGAGCAAAGAGGAGACTGGCGAGGAAGGAAAGACTCTGAGACCCGTCGTTATAGACGGCAGCAATGTGGCCATGAG CCACGGCAACAAGGAAGTTTTCTCTTGTCTGGGAATCCAGTTGGCTGTGAACTTCTTCCTGGACAGAGGCCACACTGAAATCACTGTGTTTGTTCCCTCATGGAGAAAGGAGCAGCCCAGGCCGGATGTTCCCATTACAG ATCAGCAAATTCTGCGTGAGCTGGAGAGGAAAAGGATTCTGGTGTTCACACCGTCGCGGCGCTATGCAGGCAAACGGGTGGTCTGTAATGACGACTGCTACATTGTCAAGCACGCCTTTGAGTCTGACGGCATCATCGTGTCCAACGACATGTACCGTGACCTTCAGGGAGAGAAGCCGGAGTGGAAGCGCTTCATCGAAGAGAGGTTGCTCATGTACTCCTTTGTTAATAACAA ATTTATGCCCCCCGATGATCCGCTCGGTCGACATGGACCAACCCTGGAGAACTTCCTGCGGAGGGTTCCAAAGACTCAGAAAAAACAGCCGTGTCCTTATG GGAAGAAATGTACTTATGGAATCAAATGTAAATTCCACCATCCCGAGCGAGCCAAACAGTCCAATCGTGCTCTTGCAGACGAGCTTCGGGAGAGTGCTAAGCAGCCTACTGCTCCTCAGAAACAATCTTCAGCTTGCTCCAGTCCTGTGCCTGGACTCAGCCTCCTGTTGGTGGAGGATATGGCGAAGAAACTGACTCTGGGAAACGAGAGCAGCTCCATAAAAAAAGctcataaaaatgaaaagctaGCTCAGGTGAAGGCAAGTCACTGCTCCAGCAAGAAGGCCTCATCAAAGAAGGAGAAGTCCAGCAAACATGCGTCATCTGATCACAACTCGGTGCAGCACAGTCGCTCTCAGGAGCAGCTGGACTCTGGTTTAGGCTCCATAGACAGCCAGCCGGTGGAAGCTCCTCGGAGTCTGAGTGATCACCAGTTTGGGCTACCGTACAGCAGCTGTCAGCAGTACTGCCCTCCAAAAAGTGCCCCgtgcagctgctgctcacaTGGCACTCGCTCTTGTGGGAGTGCACCAGCTTTCCCAACACACAACATCGGGCCAGTGAACAGCCACAGCGCTGATATGATGCCCTACAGTCTGCCCCACTATCCAAACTATTGCGCTTACCCAGTCAGCATGAATCCGTACAGCCAGCCAACAAATTTCCAGCGCAGCCAAACCCACAGCTTCCAGAGGCCACAATGGTCCGATCCATTCTGCGGTCAACCGGCGGTGGTCCGCAGCCTCCCGGGAGATCCCTCACACTGGGAGCCTCCTCCAATGAAGCCAGGTCCCagcagggaggagagagaggttATACGGAAAAAGCTCCTCGCTATCTTCAGCGCCCAGCTGGTGGATACAGCCATGGACATGTTCCCTCAGATGATGGATCCACAGATGCTCGTGGTCGAAATCCTCAAGTTGCAGAGTCAGCTGAGATGA
- the smim13 gene encoding small integral membrane protein 13, producing MWQSVGLTVLVIVATLICALLFMLFGWYVVWQLFLSKFKFLRELVGDAGTPQAESQPSEPKSERTAGAPMRNRPRSARQRVAFPESAS from the exons ATGTGGCAGAGTGTCGGGCTCACAGTGCTGGTCATTGTGGCCACACTCATCTGTGCGCTGCTCTTCATGCTGTTTG GTTGGTATGTAGTCTGGCAGCTCTTCCTGTCCAAGTTCAAGTTCCTGCGTGAGCTTGTCGGTGACGCCGGCACCCCGCAGGCTGAAAGTCAACCGTCCGAACCCAAGAGCGAACGTACAGCCGGCGCCCCGATGCGAAATCGACCCCGGAGTGCACGCCAAAGAGTCGCCTTCCCAGAAAGCGCCTCGTAG